A window of the Myripristis murdjan chromosome 15, fMyrMur1.1, whole genome shotgun sequence genome harbors these coding sequences:
- the rtkn2 gene encoding rhotekin-2: MDEPRDVQIFRRNGSSRSSISSGSALAMEIKRKKIRQSTLFQQTEDTNIQEKLDFEMRMREGAYKLLLACTKREQVLNASKNLLTCNTRIKAYLTQLQKKKEEQDIIGAARRLSGTEDRLPCNGKVAISGLRIPLMWKDSDHFNNRGSSRRVAVFCLMQIGSEVFDTEMVVVDRSVTDICFEGITIFNEAVPQFELRVELWSCAVEEELTLSNTPKKLAKKLRNSFGKAGGKKLCPLLDTPDPDTFLQCNPIPCGAKYSLLASTKLCLPQAEGSFQSHSLIVLQDADWSSWLPLYGNLCCRLVAQPACMTQSMMTGYLSQRQSVQGVYRCCTLYCVLSAGTLSCYFTPEEIDAKVEPSMNIPINKDTRIRVMEKDPAGQRCSSLSIINPSSEGAQTIVFTTGTREELEDWVDAFHQHFYDQSQWLHCCDQLMKIEVASPRKPPLFLTKQADSVYNELSINSPGKFESITDIIHNKIEETDGRFLIGQEEEKETPNWSTLFDGSHPIVVQRSILSPSKSSTPISSPNSASKKRRAPPPPSDKQPYAPPTRPARPPLPASVHRPPLSQQEKENSSACTSRPATRSKTGRPSLDAKFSAIIQQLQRNNAGAGALSRKNAPLGHLDVQPQGQQQHLFQELEYQNHHTQTPEAKAAHGYLKPSLGLGPVPAPRNKLRKSFREKINPKAW, from the exons ATGGACGAGCCGCGGGATGTTCAAATTTTCCGGCGAAACGGGAGCTCCAGGTCGTCGATATCATCCGGCTCTGCCCTGGCCATGGAGatcaaaaggaagaaaatacGACAGAGTACCTTATTTCAGCAAACCGAG GACACCAACATCCAGGAGAAGCTGGACTTTGAGATGCGGATGCGCGAGGGGGCGtacaagctgctgctggcctgcacCAAGAGAGAACAGGTGCTCAACGCCTCCAAGAACCTGCTGACCTGCAACACCAGAATCAAGGCTTACCTCACCcagctgcagaagaagaaggaggagcaggacatCATCGGAGCAGCGAGGAG ACTTTCAGGTACAGAGGACCGTTTACCCTGTAATGGGAAGGTTGCAATTTCTG GGCTGCGAATTCCTTTGATGTGGAAGGACTCAGACCACTTCAACAACAGAGGGA GCTCTCGCCGGGTGGCGGTCTTCTGTCTGATGCAGATCGGCTCCGAGGTGTTTGATACtgagatggtggtggtggacaGATCAGTCACTGACATTTGCTTTGAGGGAATCACCATATT CAATGAGGCAGTGCCCCAGTTTGAGCTGAGGGTGGAGCTGTGGAGCTGTGCTGTGGAGGAAGAGCTCACCCTCTCCAATACACCGAAGAAACTGGCCAAGAAGCTCCGAAACTCTTTTGGCAAAGCTGGCGGGAAGAAgctctgccctctgctggacaCTCCAGACCCCGACACCTTCCTGCAGTGCAACCCAATACCCTG TGGAGCCAAGTACAGCCTGCTGGCCTCCACTAAACTGTGTCTGCCCCAGGCTGAAGGCAGCTTCCAGTCTCACTCCCTCATTGTCCTCCAAGACG CTGACTGGTCGTCGTGGCTGCCACTTTACGGCAACCTCTGCTGCCGACTGGTGGCCCAGCCCGCCTGCATGACACAGAGCATGATGACCGGCTACCTGAGCCAGAGG CAAAGTGTGCAGGGAGTGTACCGTTGCTGCACGCTGTACTGCGTGCTGAGCGCCGGCACTTTGTCCTGCTACTTCACCCCAGAAGAAATTGACGCAAAAGTGGAGCCTTCCATGAATATACCCATCAACAAG GACACACGAATCCGTGTGATGGAGAAGGACCCGGCAGGCCAGAGGTGCAGCAGTCTGTCCATCATCAACCCTTCATCAGAAGGAGCTCAGACCATCGTCTTCACCACAGGCAccagggaggagctggaggactggGTGGATGCCTTCCACCAGCACTTCTATGACCAGA GCCAGTGGCTGCACTGCTGTGACCAGCTGATGAAGATCGAGGTTGCATCACCAAGGAAACCACCCCTCTTCCTCACCAAGCAGGCCGACTCTGTTTACAACGAGCTCA GTATAAATTCCCCTGGCAAGTTTGAGAGCATCACAGACATTATTCACAACAAAATTGAGGAGACGGATGGCCGCTTTCTCATTGgtcaggaagaggagaaggagacacCTAATTGGTCCACACTTTTTGATGGATCCCATCCAATTGTAGTGCAGAGGAGTATTCTGTCTCCAAGCAAAAGCTCCACCCCTATCTCTAGCCCCAACTCTGCCAGCAAAAAGCGCCgtgcccctcctcccccctctgaCAAACAGCCTTATGCCCCGCCCACTCGTCCGGCCAGacctcccctccctgcctcgGTCCATCGTCCTCCTCTGTCCcagcaggagaaggagaacaGCAGTGCTTGCACTTCACGTCCTGCCACAAGGTCCAAAACTGGCAGGCCATCTTTGGATGCCAAATTCTCTGCCATTATCCAGCAGCTTCAAAGGAACAACGCAGGAGCGGGGGCCCTCAGCCGTAAAAATGCTCCTCTGGGCCACCTTGACGTGCAACCGCAaggtcagcagcagcaccttTTCCAGGAACTGGAGTACCAGAACCACCACACCCAGACCCCCGAAGCCAAGGCTGCACACGGGTACTTAAAGCCCAGCCTTGGTCTCGGTCCAGTCCCGGCTCCCAGGAACAAACTGAGGAAGTCCTTCAGAGAGAAGATCAACCCCAAAGCCTGGTAA